Part of the Flavobacterium alkalisoli genome is shown below.
TACTCCATACCGCCGTCACCTCCCTGTACAACAGAGTACTGTTTGTAAGGGTATGGCCCAATGTTTTCGTTATAAAAAGCCAAAAGCTCAGCTGTTTTAGGCTGCATCTTTTTCCAGTTTTCGTTGTATTTAGGATTGTCTTTGTAGAAGAAGTGAAGCTCAACCCCATTAGGGCCTATTAACTTATCGTGGATATAGTTATTATCTGCACCCCAGGCAAAGTCGTGAACCATAGGTGCCGTAAAATGCCATGTAAGCGTTTTTGTCTTTTTAGGATATTTTACGGTAACTCCTTCATCTTCATAACCTTTTCCTATTTCGTTTTTGTTTTGAAGATACCCTGTACCACCAATAGTATAGTCTTTATCAATAGTAATCTTTACATCAAAATCTCCCCATACGCCATGAAACTCACGGCCAATGTATGGATCGGCATGCCATCCTTCAAAATCATATTCTGCCATTTTAGGGTACCACTGCGTCATGGAAAGTGCAACTCCTTCTTCTGAATTTCTTCCTGAACGGCGTACCTGTAAAGGAACCTGTCCGTCAAAGTCTAAAGTGAAAGTAGTTGATTTACCCGGTAATAAAGGCGTAGCTAAAGTTACCTCAAGAACAGTACCTGAAACAATGGTTTTAGTCTCCTGGCCGTCCTGTTTAAAGTTGTTTATCTTAAGGAAACCTATTTCGTCCGGTTTAAGCGTACTTATACGGCTCTCCTTAATGGTTTCTTCACCTTTCTTAAAGCTTTTTACCATTCGGCTGTCAGGGTCGGCAATGGTTTGCAGGCGTGCATCCATTTCGCTTCCCGGCTGAAAAGCATTGTTGTATAAATGATAAAAAACACGGCGCAGCGTGTCAGGGGAATTATTAGTATAAACAAGTTCCTGGTTTCCGGTATAGCGGAAGGTTTTTACATCCATAGACACATTCATTTTGTAGTCTACATGTTGTTGCCAGTAACCCGGATTAGGGTTATTTTGTGCAAACAATCCTGTTACCGCAAAAAGGGCAAATAATACTGATTTTTTCATGGGCTAAAATAAAAAAACGGAAGGGAAAGCCCCTTCCGTCAGTATGGTTTAATGAAAATTATTTTCCTCTTGAAATCTGATCGGCCATGATCAGGGCGTTGTAAGCATTTACAATTTTACCTGATTTTGAAGCCTCACTGAACATGATTACTTTCTTGTCATCATCTTCACCTACCTGTACCTGCATGTTAACAGCTAAACCTGAATCCATAAGGATGTGCTTAACCTGAGAAGCAGAAAGTTTAGGGTAGTAAGCACGTATAAGTGCCGCAACACCTGCTGCATTAGGAGATGCCATAGAAGTACCCTGAAGGAACTCATAGTGATTATCCGGAGTTGTTGCATAAATTCTCATACCCGGGCTAAATACGTCAACGTTATTTTTACCGTAGTTAGAGAAAGGAGCTACTAAACCTTTTTCAGTAAGCTTGTTGTTAAGGGCACCAATACAGATAAAGTTATCTGAAATTTCAGGACCTGTAACCATGTTATCGTTAGGATAACGCTCTACGCCACCGTTTTTGTCAAGGAAAGTACCTTCGTTACCGGCAGCACAAACAATTAGAACGTCTTTTTCTCCTGCATATTTAATAGCATCATATACCCAGTCGCTGTGAGTAGAGAAGTATTTACCAAAACTACCGTTAATAACTTTAGCACCATTGTCTACAGCATAACGTATAGCAAGAGCAACATCTTTATCATACTCATCACCATCCGGCACGGCTCTTACGGCCATAATTTCGACAACATTGCTGGCAATACCGTCACCACCAATACCGTTGTTTCTTACCTGAGCGATAATACCAGATACGTGAGTACCGTGTTTAGCACCGTCTTTATCAGGACCAATTACGTTGTTATTACCATAACTTTTAGTGCTGAAATCATCAGGGTTATCGCCTAAAATTTCACGAGCGTTATATTTTAGGTTCAGGTGGTATTCAAGCTCGTTGTTATAGTGTTCTACACCAGAGTTAACTTCTTTAGCAAGCTCTTCTCTTGTAAGATCTGCTAAAATCATTACAAACTGGTTTCTTACACCGGCAAGATTCGGGTCTTTTATATCAAGGCCCTTAAGGTCTTCTGCGGTATAATTTTCTTTACCGGTAAGCTCCTGGAAAGATTTATCTGCTTTTTGAATAAAGTCCATCTGCATTTTGCCTGCAAGAGCGTGGTTGTATTCTTCATCATACTTTTCTTTTGCTCTTTTGTAAATAGCAGAACCATCATCACCTTTTTTAAGGATTCTGATGAACTCCATGTTTTCGTGGTTGATGTCTCCTAAGAAGTTCCAACCATGAATATCGTCTACATATCCGTTATTGTCATCATCAATACCATTACCTGCAATTTCTTTAGGGTTTGTCCATATTACGGCCTGTAAATCAGGATGCTCAATATCAACACCTGAGTCAATTACACCAACAATAATTTTGTCTGCCTTTTTGTCTTTAAGCAGTTCGCTGTAAGCCCTGTCCACACTCATTCCCGGAATAGTGTCTGTTAGCAGGTCTAAGTGGCTCCAACGCTCTTCCTGTATATCAGTAAGGTCAGCTTTTTTAGCTGTGATAGTCGTATTTATGGCAAGTGGAGTTGCCGTGATTTTTTTTGATGAACCGCAGCTTGCCAGGAACAATGCCAAGGCAGCCGACAGGTAAATAGACTTAAACTTCATAATTCGTTTTATTTAATTTTTAAAATAGGTCTAATGTATTCTCAATTTGTTACACAAAAATCAGGATTAACACTAAATTAGTATATCACTACATTTGTAAATGTCTTTTAAACGTACGCCTTTTTCGGTATGTTCTACCGTAATTATTTCATTATGCGCATCGTGTTCCAGGAAAAGGTAATAGCCGTTATCGGCTGCAGCGTTCATAAATTTTGCCTTTTCCTCCAATGTTAAAAGCGGGCGTGTATCATAACCCATAACATAAGGCAGCGGAATATGCCCTGCTGTAGGAAGCAAATCGGCCATGAATACAATGGTTTTTCCGTTGTAGTTAATATGCGGTATCATTTGTTTTTCGGTATGTCCGTCGGCAAAAAAGATACCAAATCCCAATTCACTTTTGTCGAGAAAATCACCTTCAGGCCTGTTAATGAACTTAAGCTGTCCGCTTTCCTGCATCGGCAGAATGTTTTCACTTAAAAAAGAAGCCTTTTCACGGGCGTTTGGTTTTGTGGCCCATTCCCAATGATTGTCGTTTGTCCAGAAATTAGCATTTTTAAATGCTACCTCATAGCCGGTACGGTCTTTATTCCACTGAACACTGCCGCCACAATGATCAAAGTGAAGGTGGGTCATAAAAACATCGGTAATATCGTCTCTGTGAAACCCATATTTGGCCAGTGATTTGTCCATAGAGTGGTCGCCCCAAAGAGAATAGTACCCGAAAAATTTCTCATTTTGCTTGTTTCCCATTCCCGTATCAATCAAAATCAGCCTGTTACCGTCTTCAATTAAAAGGCACCTTGCAGCAATATCAATCAGATTATTATTGTCGGCAGGGTTGGTTTTACTCCAAAGGGTTTTAGGCACAACGCCAAACATAGCGCCGCCATCCAGCTTAAAGTTACCACTTTCTATAGGGTATAATTTCATCAGAATAAGTTTAAAGCTGCCAAATTAATAATTTAACCTCACATAGCGGTATAAGTATTGCTTATAATACAATAAAGAGAAAAAGGTTACTATCTATTGCAATCTGTAAAAATGGTGGTATCTTTGCACTAAATTTAGATTAAATATAAGT
Proteins encoded:
- a CDS encoding M1 family metallopeptidase, with amino-acid sequence MKKSVLFALFAVTGLFAQNNPNPGYWQQHVDYKMNVSMDVKTFRYTGNQELVYTNNSPDTLRRVFYHLYNNAFQPGSEMDARLQTIADPDSRMVKSFKKGEETIKESRISTLKPDEIGFLKINNFKQDGQETKTIVSGTVLEVTLATPLLPGKSTTFTLDFDGQVPLQVRRSGRNSEEGVALSMTQWYPKMAEYDFEGWHADPYIGREFHGVWGDFDVKITIDKDYTIGGTGYLQNKNEIGKGYEDEGVTVKYPKKTKTLTWHFTAPMVHDFAWGADNNYIHDKLIGPNGVELHFFYKDNPKYNENWKKMQPKTAELLAFYNENIGPYPYKQYSVVQGGDGGMEYAMCTLITGNRSYGSLVGVTAHEFAHSWFQHILASNESKHEWMDEGFTSFISDLAMETILPNDKKEKETSPWAGAYSNYFYMVSTGNEQPLTTHADRYSQNMLYGISAYSKGTIFLSQLIDVIGQENVMKTIKRYYHDFKFTHPTPNDIIRTAEKVSGAELDWYLTDWCQTTNTIDYSIKDLAENNNNTTVTLERIGLMPMPLDIIVVYEDGTQESFYVPLNLMHYVKDNPFSKLKRTVLPEWDWAHQTYQFTINKPKSAIKVVMIDPMELMADVNKENNFFVKQ
- a CDS encoding S8 family peptidase; the protein is MKFKSIYLSAALALFLASCGSSKKITATPLAINTTITAKKADLTDIQEERWSHLDLLTDTIPGMSVDRAYSELLKDKKADKIIVGVIDSGVDIEHPDLQAVIWTNPKEIAGNGIDDDNNGYVDDIHGWNFLGDINHENMEFIRILKKGDDGSAIYKRAKEKYDEEYNHALAGKMQMDFIQKADKSFQELTGKENYTAEDLKGLDIKDPNLAGVRNQFVMILADLTREELAKEVNSGVEHYNNELEYHLNLKYNAREILGDNPDDFSTKSYGNNNVIGPDKDGAKHGTHVSGIIAQVRNNGIGGDGIASNVVEIMAVRAVPDGDEYDKDVALAIRYAVDNGAKVINGSFGKYFSTHSDWVYDAIKYAGEKDVLIVCAAGNEGTFLDKNGGVERYPNDNMVTGPEISDNFICIGALNNKLTEKGLVAPFSNYGKNNVDVFSPGMRIYATTPDNHYEFLQGTSMASPNAAGVAALIRAYYPKLSASQVKHILMDSGLAVNMQVQVGEDDDKKVIMFSEASKSGKIVNAYNALIMADQISRGK
- a CDS encoding MBL fold metallo-hydrolase, with protein sequence MKLYPIESGNFKLDGGAMFGVVPKTLWSKTNPADNNNLIDIAARCLLIEDGNRLILIDTGMGNKQNEKFFGYYSLWGDHSMDKSLAKYGFHRDDITDVFMTHLHFDHCGGSVQWNKDRTGYEVAFKNANFWTNDNHWEWATKPNAREKASFLSENILPMQESGQLKFINRPEGDFLDKSELGFGIFFADGHTEKQMIPHINYNGKTIVFMADLLPTAGHIPLPYVMGYDTRPLLTLEEKAKFMNAAADNGYYLFLEHDAHNEIITVEHTEKGVRLKDIYKCSDILI